One stretch of Glycine soja cultivar W05 chromosome 7, ASM419377v2, whole genome shotgun sequence DNA includes these proteins:
- the LOC114420517 gene encoding uncharacterized protein LOC114420517, with protein sequence MEFKVEMLRVFEMTDLGLMSFFLGMEVKQDHGGVFICQKKYEREILKKFRMEDCKSIATPMNQREKISKDDRADKVEEHQFRSLIGCLMYLTATRSDIMFAVSMLSRFKRCASEMHLQAVKWIVRYVKGTVDYGVKYTHSQNFQFHGYSDSDWGGSIDDMKSTTCYCFSFGSGMFSWSSKKQDIVA encoded by the coding sequence ATGGAGTTTAAAGTTGAAATGTTGCGAGTGTTTGAAATGACAGACCTTGGCCTGATGTCTTTCTTTTTAGGTATGGAGGTAAAGCAAGATCATGGTGGAGTCTTCATATGCCAAAAAAAATACGAAAGGGAAATACTCAAAAAGTTTCGCATGGAGGATTGCAAAAGCATTGCTACTCCAATGAACCAAAGGGAAAAAATCAGTAAAGATGACAGGGCTGATAAGGTAGAGGAGCATCAGTTCAGAAGCCTAATTGGTTGTTTAATGTATCTTACTGCAACCAGGTCCGACATCATGTTTGCAGTAAGTATGCTCTCAAGATTTAAGCGTTGTGCTAGTGAAATGCATCTTCAAGCTGTCAAATGGATTGTGAGATATGTCAAGGGGACCGTAGACTATGGTGTCAAGTACACTCACTCTCAGAATTTTCAGTTTCATGGTTATTCTGACAGTGATTGGGGTGGTTCAATTGATGATATGAAAAGCACAACATGTTATTGTTTTAGTTTTGGTTCGGGTATGTTTTCTTGGAGTTCAAAAAAGCAAGACATAGTGGCTTAA